From a single Sinorhizobium sp. RAC02 genomic region:
- the lptB gene encoding LPS export ABC transporter ATP-binding protein encodes MTRRPKKAAPEPQRSADLSRYDGTLIARGLTKTYRDRRVVNGVSLVVRRGEAVGLLGPNGAGKTTCFYMITGLVPVDEGSIEINGNDVTTMPMYRRARLGVGYLPQEASIFRGLTVEDNIRAVLEVHHKDKAEREHKLDSLLAEFSISHLRKSPAIALSGGERRRLEIARALATDPTFMLLDEPFAGVDPISVADIQALVRHLTSRGIGVLITDHNVRETLGLIDRAYIIHAGEVLTHGRANDIVANPDVRRLYLGDNFSL; translated from the coding sequence CTGACGCGCCGCCCGAAGAAAGCCGCGCCGGAACCCCAGCGCAGCGCCGATCTTTCGCGCTACGACGGGACACTCATTGCCCGCGGGCTGACCAAGACCTATCGCGACCGCCGTGTCGTCAACGGCGTCTCGCTTGTCGTGCGCCGCGGCGAGGCCGTCGGCCTGCTCGGGCCGAACGGTGCGGGCAAGACGACCTGTTTCTACATGATCACCGGTCTCGTGCCGGTGGACGAAGGCTCGATCGAGATCAACGGCAACGACGTCACGACCATGCCGATGTACCGGCGCGCGCGCCTCGGCGTCGGCTACCTGCCGCAGGAAGCCTCGATCTTTCGCGGCCTGACGGTCGAAGACAACATTCGCGCCGTGCTGGAAGTGCATCACAAGGACAAGGCGGAGCGCGAGCACAAGCTCGACAGCCTGCTTGCCGAATTCTCGATCTCGCATCTGCGGAAGTCGCCAGCCATAGCGCTGTCGGGCGGTGAACGCCGCCGTCTTGAAATCGCGCGCGCGCTCGCGACCGACCCGACCTTCATGCTGCTCGACGAGCCCTTTGCCGGCGTCGACCCCATTTCGGTCGCCGACATCCAGGCGCTGGTACGCCACCTCACCTCGCGCGGCATCGGCGTGCTCATTACCGACCACAATGTGCGCGAGACGCTTGGCCTGATCGACCGGGCCTACATCATCCATGCCGGCGAAGTGCTGACGCATGGCCGGGCGAACGACATCGTCGCCAATCCGGATGTGCGCCGCCTCTATCTTGGCGATAATTTCAGCCTGTAG
- a CDS encoding LptA/OstA family protein: MFATLSAPIRAASITVLAASLALISVPAGAQQTSSRMKGMQLSNDQPIQIQSDKLEIRDQENKAEFSGNVKVVQGTTTLQAGKMIVYYAAGGSGSVASGNADIEKIDVSEKVYLKSGTQEATADTGTFNLVNETLLLKGEKVVLSEGKNVFVGCQLLLTMSTGEAKLDACGGRVMIQLDPKSRKQTN; the protein is encoded by the coding sequence ATGTTCGCCACTCTTTCCGCCCCCATCCGGGCCGCCAGCATTACCGTTCTTGCAGCAAGCCTTGCGCTCATCTCGGTTCCTGCGGGCGCCCAGCAGACGTCGAGCCGCATGAAGGGCATGCAGCTGTCGAACGATCAGCCGATCCAGATCCAGAGCGACAAGCTCGAGATCCGCGACCAGGAAAACAAGGCTGAATTCAGTGGCAATGTGAAGGTCGTGCAGGGCACGACGACGCTCCAGGCCGGCAAGATGATCGTCTATTATGCCGCCGGCGGCAGCGGTTCGGTGGCGAGCGGTAACGCGGATATCGAGAAGATCGACGTTTCGGAAAAAGTCTACCTGAAGTCGGGCACGCAGGAAGCGACGGCCGATACCGGCACGTTCAACCTCGTCAACGAGACGCTGCTGCTGAAAGGCGAAAAGGTCGTGCTGTCGGAGGGCAAGAACGTTTTTGTCGGCTGCCAGCTGCTGTTGACCATGAGCACCGGCGAAGCCAAGCTCGACGCTTGCGGCGGCCGGGTGATGATCCAGCTGGACCCCAAGTCCCGCAAGCAAACGAACTGA